CAGTTGGTGCTTTGTTGGCTCTTCCCCCTGGCTCACCACGGTGCTGGGTGCCAGTGGGGCTCCAAGCAGTTCCCTTCTGGGGGGGGCCagacccccccggcccccttTGGGGTTTAGGGGGACCCGGGTGCCTTTGTGGGCGTTCACAGCTGGGCCTTGGCAcccccagctgcaccccaggacccccagcgCCAGCTGGACCCATGGGTCCCCCTGTGCCGAGGGGGTGCCTTGGGTTGGAGCaccatggggtgggggggcaaaCTGGGTTTGGGGGGATtaagctggggctgggggtactgagccagggctggggcagcctgaACTGGGCTTGGGGGGGTacagtgggctgggggggaactGAGTCAGGGCTTAGGGGAGTgaagtgggctgggggggacaaACCGGGCTGGGGCACTGAGCTGGGGCCGGTGGGGGCACTTGTCCAAGCTTggcagccccacaccagctccTGGACTCACCGCGGTGGGGGCTCGGAGGGGAAACCAGGCTGGAGTGacagcgctggggctgggggggaccagactgggctgggggggggggggggaaaccaggCCAGAAGGGGAGAGCTGAGCCTGGGGGGTGTGAACTGGGCTGGGGGAGACAaactgggctggggggaggcaaACTGAGCTTGGGGGGAGACCTGGGGGGGTTAAACTGGGCTTGAAGCGGGAGCACAAGGCTGGGGGGCTGAGTCAGGGCCTGAACTGGGCTTGGGGGCACtgagccggggctgggggctgggctgggctcgggggggggggggacagagCTGGGGCTCGAAGGGGCAAACTGGGCTGGGGGCGAGTGGGGAGAGGGGCGaacagggctggctgggggtgctgagccGGGGCTGGAAGGGGCGAACCGGGGCTCGGGGGCCGCGGCCGGCAGGGGCGAGCGCGGCAGCCCGGGGCGGGGGtccggcgcggcggggcggggctgtCGCGGGGGCCGGtccgcgccggggccgcccccaCCTGCCCgcgcccagcccagcccagcccgagggtcccggcggcggcgggcgatggcggcgggggcggcggcgcggccgcggggccggcgggcggcgggggggtgggCGCCGTGCGCGGCGCTGGCGCTGGGGTGGGCGCTGGGGTGGGCGCTGGGGGCGGCCCCGTCCCACCGCTGCCGGCCCGACGcggcgctgctgccgccgccgctccgccgcctGGCGGGGGCCGCGCTGCTCCGTGCCGCCGTCCCGCGGCTCCGCGGCGGCTGGAGCCCCTGCCAGCTGTACCGGTaccggcccgggcccggccccggggccgcccgccccaACGGCACCGGGCCCTGCACCCGCGGCTGGCACTacgccctgcccgccgccgggcTCCGCTCCAACCTCGTCACCCAGGttggggggcgcgggggggctggggggagtgCCCGGGGGTGCGGGGACACCCGTGGGCCGGGGGGGGGGATCTGTGGGTCgggaggaggccggggggaTGGacggctggggagggggagtgcCGGGGTTTGGGGGTACCGGGGGtccccaggggtggggggatcTGGAGGGGTCccctggggacaggaggggttgaggggtgtgggggggtcGGGTCTGGAGAGGCAGTGGGACTGGATGTCTAGGGGGGTGAGTgtctggggtttggggggtcCCGGGAGTGGGGGACACCCGTGGGGCTGGGTGtggtctgtggggctggagtgatcagggggggctggggaggctgtTGGGGCTGTTTGTCTTGGGGGTACCTCGGGACTGGGGGCTTTGAGAGGGTCCCGGCGGGTcccaggggtggggggttcTGTGGGTCTGGAGGGGACaaggggagggggctgaggcGGTGGATGTctttgcgggggggggggtctaGGGGGTACAAACTGGGGATCCCAGCCCCTGGAACAGGGACCCCAGCACGGGTCCCCCAGGAAAGCCCTGGCTGTGGAGGGGGGGTGTCCTGGGATGTGGGGGGTGAGGGAGGTGGCTTGGGGGGAGCAGGGgtcctggggaagggagggggtcCTCAAGGGGAGAAGGTGGGAGAcacccggggcggggggggcagctggggggagcgCTGGGGAAGGGGTGCTGAGGGGCTCTAAGGGCCACCAGCACCATCCTATCTGGCCTCACATTTCTgtttggggggcgggggggggggggctgcccagAAACCCCTCGACGCACCTCCTGACTCTgctggcgggggtgggggtggggtgtctgCCGGGCCGCCCGTGCTGACGTCCCCCCTCCACGTGCCCCCTCACCCGCAGTGGGACCTGGTCTGCGCCTCGCGCTGGAAGGTGCCCCTGGAGCAGACCACGCACTTGCTGGGCTGGACGCTGGGCAGCGTTGCCGCTGGCCTGGCCTGTGACAGGTAACCGGGGGtccccgggggcggggggctcgaGCCCAGCCCCGCTCACAGCCCATCCCCCGGCAGGTTTGGCCGCCGGGCTGCCTTCGTGGTGTCCCTGGTGCTGGCGGTGCCCTTGGGGCTCGGCGTGGCGTTGGCCATCGACTTCGTCATGGTGCTGGTGGCGCGGCTGCTCTTCGGGGCGGCGCTGGCTGGCGCCTTCCTCTCCCTCTACGTGGCACGTGAGTGTGGTGCGGTGCCCTGGGGACCGGGGGTGCTCCGGGATGCTCTGGGGGACAGGATGCCCCGCACCTGTGGCACCCACGGtgcacccctcccccccaccagggctggagctgtgtgACCCCCCGCACCGACTGGGGGTGACGATGGTGGCCGTTTTCTTCTGGATCGccggggagctgctgctgccggggctggctgtgctgtgccggGACTGGCGGGTGCTGCAGGGCACCGTCACCATgatcctggctctgctggctgcctgctggtggTAAGgcccccccgggctggggggtgcGTGCTCAGGGAGGGGGGTGCCATGCCCAGGGAGTGCAGCGGCAGCACCCAGCACGCCCTGCCCAGGGCCGCGGCGGGGATCAAAGGCTGCTGGGGGCTCTTCAGGTGGGGTGCGGGACCCCCCGCCCTGGGTAAATGTTTGCTCAGGTTTGAACTTGAGGGTTTCTGGGCAGTGTTGCTTTGAAACcgggaaaggggggggggggtcagcgCTGGCGGGGGGCCAGGCTCCTGGGGAGCCCTGTGACACCAATGCTCGCGCTCCAGGTGCCCGGCACTGCTGCTGGAGTCACCGCGCTGGCTGCTGGCCAcgcagcagctggagagggcCAGGAAGACCTTGCAGGCGCTGGCCGAAAGCAGTGGCCCTGGCGACGACAGCTCCTGCCACGAGGAGAGCCTCCTCGCCGGTGCGTGGTGGGGGCTGCCAGTGTGGCTGCTGGGCCCCCTCCCCAAAACTGTGGTGCCGAGGGTGGTGGGATGGTCCTGGCTCTAACCCGGCTCCCCTGTCCCGGCAGAGCTGGAGTCCCTGTCTGAGGGGTCCCCGCAGCCCCGGTACCACGCCGTCTGCGAGATCTTCGGCACCAGGGTCATCTGGAAGAACAGCGTCATCCTTGGCTTCACGGCGTGAGCAGGTGGGGGGGTGCCGGTGGGGAGGGGTCTGGCCCGCGGCCCCCTGACCCCAATCTCCTGCAGGTTCATCGGCTCTGGCATCCGCCACTGCTTCACCCGCAACCTGGCCCCCCACCTGCCgcatttcttctcttcctaCTTCGTCCTGGTGGGCACcgaggcagctgcctgcctcttcGTCTGTGTGACGGCCGAGCGCTTCGGGCGCCGCGCCATCCTCCTGCTCTGCGCCATCCTCACCGGCATCtcctcccttctgctgctggccCTCACTCAGTGTAAGGATGGACAGGgaccccagccctccctgcagtgggatgcagcccccagctgggggtgggagcagggtgcTTGGTGGGGGTTTGTGTGCAGGATTTGACCCCTGATGgtgcttcccccctccccccccagaCCTGCTGGACCTCATTGTCCTGACCCTGTCCGTGGTGGGCATCACTGCCTCCCATGCCGTCACCATCCTCAGCATCTTCTTTGCCAGTGAGGTTCTCCCCACCGTGGTCAGGTAAGGGGGCAGCCGCCACCCTCCCTGTGCTaccctggggtggggtggggggatgccTGGGGAGGGTCCCCCGGGCCCCCTCTGAGTGTGTTTCCTCCCgcaggggtgcagggctgggccTCGTCGTGGGGGCCAGCTTCGTGGGCAAGGCAGCCGCCCCCATCACTGCCATCCCCAACAGCCGCGGCTTCTTCCTGCACCACGTGGTGTTCGCCTCCTTCGCCATCCTCGCCGTCCTCAGCATcatgctgctgccagagagCCAGGGCCGCAGCCTGCCCCAGTCCCTGCAGGATGGCGAGAGCCAGCGCCGCCCCCCCCTGTTCCGCCAGCCCCCCCGCGAGGACCACCTGCCCCTGATCTCcccccacagcatcccccaTGACTACTCCCACCTCGCTGCCTCCACCAAGGGGTTGCTGAGCTCCCCGGCTGCCCCCCACAAGATATAACCATGTCCCCCCTCCTCAGGATCTCCCCGCTGTGGGGGAACTGAGCACGGTGCTGGGACCCCCGCCCGTGGGTGCTCGCGGGGGCGGTGGGGCGCAGCAGGACACATGCAgcggccgggctgggggggctgcgcACCCACCCCATGGCGGGGCTGGATCCTGCCtcaggaggagctgtgctgggagccctggggcGGGGGTGATGCCCCCCCAGGGTGTCTGTGGCAGGCGCCCGTGGGCTGCCAATAAAAGTGCCTTGTTTGTAGGGGGGGCAGCTGGCATGGTCGGGGTGCACAGTGCCCCTGCCACCGGCCTCCTTCTCTGGGATCTTTATTATGGGGGTGACCGGGGGTCTCCTCGCCCACCCCACCCGGCTCTGCGGGGCCTTTCCCCggggtgtgtgtccccccccagggTGCTCGGCCATGTGCTCGGCCCCTGCCGTCCTGGGGTTTGCTGGCACGGGGGCTGCAGGCAAGCAAGCCCCTGCGCAAGGCCTCTTggtgcacacgcgtgtgcaaAGCCCCTGCAGCCGGGTGTCTTGTGCACGGCCATATGCAAAGCTGCTGCACCTGGGCATCACGTGTGTGCACAAGCCCCTCTGCCCgttccctgccccagcccctcgggtgggcagtggggtgccctcctcctgcccccccccaggtccctgcTATTGCCCGTAGAGGTCGGCCAGGCGCCGAAAGCGTGGCCCCCACTCGTTCAGGTAGTCGTAGTCCTGGTCCTCGTCTGTCAGGCTGGAGACGATGGAGCTGAGGGGGCTGGCGACTGAGCCCGAGCCCTCGTAGTCGTAGATGAGGGCCGTGTCATAGGGGGGCATGCTGGGGTCGCTGTCGGCCGCCTCCAGCCcctgtggggacagggggacatgGTCAGCCTcgccagggatggggagctgaAGGCAAGGGGGGCTCTGAGCCCCATCCCCACCTCGTTGATGAAGTCCTCGATGTCggaggggctgctgggcagcttgcgggggggctggggagtgACAGAGCTGAGCGGGGTGTCCCTGCGCACCGGTGGCTTGGCCCGCAGTGAGAAGAGCTCTGGGTGCCGAAGCTGGTTGATGTCATAAGCGTCCTGCGGGGATGGGGGGGTCAGGGGTGCGGGGCTGGGATGGGCACCCCTCTCCCGCTTCCCTGGGTCCTGCTCACCTGGTCCTCCTCGCCCCCGCCCTGCTCGTCGTAGTTGAGGATGTTGTCCCGCATGTCGTCCTGCGAGCgctgcagcagccccttgcGCAGAGCCCGCCGGCGCCCGCGCGCCCGCGCTGCCCCCAACGCTGCCAGgactgcaggcagaggggggGGGCATGGGCTGGGGGACCAGGGGCGTGGGGCACGCAGGGATGGGTTGGGACAAGGGGCGATGGGTGGGATGCAGCTGGTTGGGAgagtgggatggggatgcaggTAGggatttggggtggggtgggctgatggggtgggatgggtgATGAGGGAAACGGTTGAGGGGAGGTTGGTGGGGGTCAGAATTGGGTGATGGTGTTGGGAGCCATGGGTAgggacaggatgggatgggccaggagcaggatggggac
This genomic window from Falco rusticolus isolate bFalRus1 chromosome 15, bFalRus1.pri, whole genome shotgun sequence contains:
- the SLC22A31 gene encoding putative solute carrier family 22 member 31; this translates as MAAGAAARPRGRRAAGGWAPCAALALGWALGWALGAAPSHRCRPDAALLPPPLRRLAGAALLRAAVPRLRGGWSPCQLYRYRPGPGPGAARPNGTGPCTRGWHYALPAAGLRSNLVTQWDLVCASRWKVPLEQTTHLLGWTLGSVAAGLACDRFGRRAAFVVSLVLAVPLGLGVALAIDFVMVLVARLLFGAALAGAFLSLYVARLELCDPPHRLGVTMVAVFFWIAGELLLPGLAVLCRDWRVLQGTVTMILALLAACWWCPALLLESPRWLLATQQLERARKTLQALAESSGPGDDSSCHEESLLAELESLSEGSPQPRYHAVCEIFGTRVIWKNSVILGFTAFIGSGIRHCFTRNLAPHLPHFFSSYFVLVGTEAAACLFVCVTAERFGRRAILLLCAILTGISSLLLLALTQYLLDLIVLTLSVVGITASHAVTILSIFFASEVLPTVVRGAGLGLVVGASFVGKAAAPITAIPNSRGFFLHHVVFASFAILAVLSIMLLPESQGRSLPQSLQDGESQRRPPLFRQPPREDHLPLISPHSIPHDYSHLAASTKGLLSSPAAPHKI